One part of the Halobacteria archaeon AArc-dxtr1 genome encodes these proteins:
- a CDS encoding ribonucleoside-diphosphate reductase subunit alpha, protein MSHQSMTTTPDIRSIIDRARTDIETSLTTADWDELVTEIERNCYDGASTDEIYQAVIQALTARVETEPALKRVAAGVFRQRYYREILGEDLTGFDLDRAYRETFVTNLERAVDLDLIDERLTERFDLADLADYLDLDRDRKFEYMAIETLYQRYFLKTEQNGEHLELPQAFWMRVAMGLAVEEDDPQTRATEFYDVLSKLEFTPSTPTLFHSGSTHPQLSSCYLTTVQDDLEDIFDAYKHHAQLSKWSGGLGNDWTNLRSAGALIESTGVESTGIVPFLRISNDVTAAINRSGKRRGAACAYLACWHLDFPAFTDLKRNTGDERRRTPDMNTAAWIPDLFMKRVEAGEQWTLFSPDEVPDLHDLSGAAFEERYREYEQEADDGDLRQYERVDAEDLWRKMLTRLFETGHPWLTFKDPCNVRSPQDHVGTVHSSNLCTEITLNTSADEHAVCNLGSVNFATHVSDGESAERSSAETERADSSARLDREHLAETIETAMRMLDNVVDLCFYPTDEAEHSNMQHRPVGLGVMGFHDALMQLEVPMDSDEAVEKANRWQEFVSYHAILNSSKLAAEREPYPSYEGSKWDRGLLPQDTVDLLEDERGREIPTEREETLDWYVVREYVAEHGMRNSNTMAIAPTATVSTINGTTPSIEPLYSNLYVKSNMSGDFTIINDQLVEDLRKRDLWDDEMIDRIKYHDGSIQEIGIVPDELKRRYRGAFEIDPRHQIRLTAHRQTWIDQSVSHNVFFPSTDGSLLTDVYETAWELGLKTTYYLRTLGASQIEKSTLDMSEYGKTQHRDGSASETIKSDGGRPADEGDLCKVEDPTCDACQ, encoded by the coding sequence ATGAGCCACCAATCCATGACGACGACGCCGGATATCCGGTCGATCATCGACCGAGCACGTACAGACATCGAGACGAGCCTCACCACAGCAGACTGGGACGAGCTGGTCACCGAAATCGAGCGCAACTGCTACGACGGAGCCTCCACCGACGAGATCTACCAGGCTGTTATTCAGGCACTGACTGCGCGCGTCGAGACCGAGCCGGCGCTCAAACGCGTCGCCGCCGGGGTCTTCCGGCAGCGATACTACCGCGAGATACTCGGGGAGGACCTGACCGGGTTCGACCTCGATCGCGCGTATCGCGAGACGTTCGTCACGAACCTCGAACGAGCCGTCGATCTCGACCTCATAGACGAGCGCCTCACCGAGCGATTCGACCTCGCCGATCTCGCCGACTACCTCGACCTCGACCGCGACCGAAAGTTCGAGTATATGGCGATCGAGACGCTGTATCAGCGGTACTTTCTCAAGACCGAGCAGAACGGAGAGCATCTCGAACTCCCGCAGGCGTTCTGGATGCGAGTCGCGATGGGGCTCGCCGTCGAGGAGGACGATCCGCAGACGCGGGCGACGGAGTTCTACGACGTGCTCTCGAAACTGGAGTTTACGCCCTCGACGCCGACGCTATTCCACAGCGGATCGACTCACCCCCAGCTCTCGTCGTGTTACCTGACGACGGTACAGGACGACCTCGAGGACATCTTCGACGCGTACAAACACCACGCACAGCTCTCGAAGTGGAGCGGCGGGCTCGGCAACGACTGGACGAACCTCCGATCGGCGGGCGCGCTCATCGAGAGCACGGGCGTGGAGTCGACCGGAATCGTTCCGTTCCTCCGAATCAGCAACGACGTCACGGCGGCGATCAACCGCTCCGGAAAACGTCGCGGAGCCGCGTGTGCGTACCTGGCCTGCTGGCACCTCGACTTCCCGGCCTTTACCGACCTCAAACGCAACACCGGCGACGAGCGTCGCCGCACGCCGGATATGAACACGGCCGCGTGGATCCCGGATCTCTTCATGAAGCGCGTCGAAGCCGGCGAGCAGTGGACGCTGTTCAGTCCCGACGAGGTGCCCGATCTCCACGACCTCTCCGGAGCGGCGTTCGAAGAGCGCTACCGGGAGTACGAGCAAGAGGCCGACGACGGCGACCTTAGACAGTACGAGCGCGTCGACGCCGAGGACCTCTGGCGGAAGATGCTCACGCGACTGTTCGAGACGGGCCACCCGTGGCTGACGTTCAAAGATCCCTGCAACGTTCGCTCTCCGCAGGATCACGTCGGGACGGTCCACTCCTCGAACCTCTGTACGGAGATTACCCTCAATACCAGCGCGGACGAACACGCCGTCTGTAACCTGGGGAGCGTCAATTTCGCGACCCACGTTTCGGATGGGGAGAGCGCGGAACGCAGTTCCGCGGAGACCGAGCGAGCGGACTCGTCCGCGAGGCTCGATCGCGAGCACCTCGCGGAGACCATCGAGACGGCGATGCGGATGCTCGACAACGTCGTCGATCTCTGTTTCTACCCGACCGACGAGGCCGAACACTCGAACATGCAACACCGACCCGTCGGACTCGGTGTGATGGGGTTTCACGACGCCCTGATGCAACTGGAGGTCCCGATGGACTCCGACGAAGCGGTCGAGAAAGCCAATCGCTGGCAGGAGTTCGTCTCCTATCACGCGATTCTCAACTCCTCGAAACTCGCGGCCGAGCGAGAGCCGTACCCCTCCTACGAGGGGTCGAAGTGGGACCGCGGGCTCCTCCCGCAGGATACCGTCGACCTCCTCGAAGACGAGCGCGGCCGTGAGATTCCGACCGAACGCGAGGAGACGCTCGACTGGTACGTCGTCCGCGAATACGTCGCGGAACACGGCATGCGGAACTCGAACACGATGGCGATCGCCCCGACGGCGACCGTCTCGACGATCAACGGGACGACGCCGTCGATCGAGCCCCTGTACTCGAACCTCTACGTGAAGTCGAACATGTCGGGAGATTTCACGATTATCAACGACCAGCTCGTCGAGGATCTGCGGAAACGGGATCTCTGGGATGACGAGATGATCGACCGCATCAAGTACCACGACGGGTCGATTCAGGAGATCGGCATCGTTCCGGACGAGCTAAAACGCCGCTACCGCGGGGCGTTCGAGATCGATCCGCGCCACCAGATTCGACTGACCGCACACCGACAGACGTGGATCGACCAGTCCGTCTCGCACAACGTCTTCTTCCCGTCGACCGACGGCTCGCTCCTGACGGACGTCTACGAGACCGCCTGGGAGCTGGGGCTGAAGACGACGTACTACCTCCGGACCCTCGGCGCGTCCCAGATCGAGAAGTCAACGCTGGACATGTCCGAGTACGGCAAGACACAGCATCGAGACGGGTCGGCGTCGGAGACGATCAAATCCGATGGCGGTCGTCCCGCCGACGAGGGCGATCTCTGCAAAGTCGAGGATCCGACGTGCGACGCCTGTCAATAA
- the nrdR gene encoding transcriptional regulator NrdR: MDCPDCGDKRTRVIDTEPSADGTSVRRRRECHRCSFRVTTYERPEWDSLQVKKRDGTIEPFTCTKLRAGIERAVEKRNVSEETVTSLVDDIERALQNRETRIVSSSLVGELVSERLRDVDKVAYIRFVSVYRAFSEPEAFRRELDAVLDAEVDEFDQQQ, translated from the coding sequence ATGGACTGCCCGGACTGCGGGGACAAGCGAACGCGCGTCATCGATACCGAGCCAAGCGCCGACGGAACCTCCGTCCGACGGCGCCGGGAGTGTCACCGATGTTCGTTTCGCGTTACGACCTACGAACGTCCGGAGTGGGACTCCCTTCAGGTGAAAAAACGCGACGGAACCATCGAACCGTTCACCTGTACGAAACTTCGTGCGGGGATCGAGCGGGCCGTAGAGAAGCGTAACGTGTCCGAGGAAACGGTGACGAGCCTCGTCGACGACATCGAGCGCGCACTTCAGAACCGAGAGACGCGAATCGTTTCGTCGAGTCTCGTCGGCGAACTCGTCTCCGAGCGGTTGCGCGACGTCGACAAAGTCGCATACATCCGCTTCGTCTCGGTCTACAGAGCCTTCTCCGAACCCGAAGCGTTCCGTCGCGAACTTGATGCAGTCCTCGATGCCGAGGTCGACGAGTTCGACCAGCAACAGTAG
- a CDS encoding acyl-CoA thioesterase: MPTLLDTHIQNRFSIQPHHANNHGTLHGGNLMKWLDEIGAMSAVRFTGQTCVTAQVTDLAFVRPVPIGEIALVESYVYEAGRTSVKVALRAWREDPRTGETEKTTESTFTFVAIDEEGTPVEVPELTVESEEGERLRERALSDEE; the protein is encoded by the coding sequence ATGCCGACGCTACTCGACACGCACATCCAGAACCGCTTCTCGATCCAACCTCACCACGCCAACAACCACGGGACGCTCCACGGTGGGAACCTAATGAAGTGGCTAGACGAGATCGGCGCGATGTCGGCGGTGCGATTTACGGGCCAGACCTGCGTCACCGCGCAGGTAACCGATCTCGCGTTCGTCCGGCCGGTCCCGATCGGCGAGATCGCGTTAGTCGAGTCGTACGTCTACGAGGCGGGCCGGACCAGCGTCAAGGTCGCGCTGCGTGCCTGGCGAGAGGATCCACGCACTGGCGAGACGGAGAAGACGACGGAGTCGACGTTTACGTTCGTCGCCATCGACGAGGAGGGGACACCGGTCGAGGTTCCCGAACTTACCGTCGAGAGCGAGGAGGGCGAGCGCCTCCGCGAGCGGGCGCTCTCGGACGAGGAGTGA
- a CDS encoding bacteriorhodopsin, which produces MIELTNWFWIGMLGMTAGTAAFAWTGLAADEEYRQYYVVLVGISGIAAVAYATMAMEIGWVTVDGRTIFTPRYIDWILTTPLLLIFLGMLVGLERQEYALVIGLNTVVMVLGFGGSLLTGVERFGLFGLASIAYVGLLYLLLGPVTERANEQADAITSVFTSLRNLTVVLWSIYPIIWLLGPSGVAVLTPSVDVMLVMYLDLVTKVGFGLIALNASATIESERGVVVTGAEGTTI; this is translated from the coding sequence GTGATCGAACTGACGAACTGGTTCTGGATCGGGATGCTGGGGATGACAGCGGGGACCGCAGCGTTCGCCTGGACTGGGCTGGCAGCCGACGAGGAGTACCGACAGTACTACGTCGTTCTGGTCGGGATCAGCGGTATCGCGGCAGTGGCGTACGCGACGATGGCGATGGAGATCGGTTGGGTGACAGTCGACGGACGAACGATCTTCACACCGCGATATATCGACTGGATCCTGACGACGCCGCTGTTGCTGATCTTTCTAGGGATGCTCGTCGGCCTTGAGCGCCAGGAGTATGCGCTCGTTATCGGGCTGAACACAGTTGTGATGGTCCTTGGCTTTGGAGGGTCGTTGCTCACGGGGGTTGAGCGGTTCGGCCTGTTTGGGCTGGCATCGATCGCGTACGTCGGCTTACTGTACCTCCTGCTCGGCCCAGTGACCGAGCGTGCCAACGAGCAAGCCGACGCGATCACGTCCGTCTTTACGAGCCTGCGAAACCTGACCGTCGTTCTGTGGTCGATCTACCCGATTATCTGGTTGCTCGGCCCGTCTGGCGTCGCGGTATTAACCCCGAGCGTCGACGTGATGCTGGTCATGTACCTCGATCTGGTGACGAAAGTCGGCTTCGGCCTCATCGCGCTTAACGCCAGCGCAACGATCGAGAGTGAACGCGGTGTCGTCGTGACCGGTGCCGAGGGCACAACGATCTGA